The window GATAATGTGAACTTAGAAATAAATAAAGGTGAAATAATAGGATTGATAGGACATACAGGATCGGGGAAGTCTACTTTGATTCAACATTTAAATGGTTTATTAAAGCCAACTAGTGGAAATATAATAATAGATGGAGTAGATATAACTGACCCTAATATAAGCTTGACAGAAATTAGAAAAAAAGTTGGAGTTGTTTTTCAATATCCAGAGTATCAATTATTTGAAGAAACAATATGTAAAGATATAGCGTTTGGACCTACTAATTTAAAATTAAGTGAAAAAGAAATAGATGATAGAGTAAAAGAATCTATGGAACTTGTAGGACTTGATTATAATGAGTTTAAAGATAGATCCCCATTTGATTTATCAGGAGGTCAAAAAAGAAGAGTAGCAATAGCGGGTGTTATAGCTATGAAACCAGATATTTTAATATTAGATGAGCCAACTGCAGGGTTAGATCCAGCAGGTAGAGATGAAATTTTAAGCCAAATAAAGTTTTTACATGAAAAATATGATATTACAATAATAATATCTTCACATAGCATGGAAGATATGGCTAAAATATCAGATAGAATATTGGTTATGTATAAAGGTAAGGTTGATTTGATGTCTACTCCTAGAGAAGTCTTTAGAAAAGGGAAAAGACTTAAAGAAATAGGATTAGGAATACCACAAGTATCAGAACTTACTATAAAACTTAGGGAAAAAGGATTTGATATAAGAGAAGATATCATTACTTTAGAAGAAGCTAAGGAAGAAATACTAAAATGTATAAGGAGTAAAAAGAAATGATAAAAGATATAACAATAGGTCAATATTATCCTACAAATTCTGTAGTACACAAATTAGATCCAAGAGTTAAATTAATATCTACATTTATATTTATGTCTTCTCTTTTTATAATAAATCAGTTTTATCCATATGTTTTAGTACTTGCTTTTATAATATCAACACTTAAACTATCTAAAATACCAGCTAATTATATATTAAAAGGACTAAAACCAATAATGTTTATAATTGTATTTACTTTTGCAATTAACATATTTATGATACCTGGTAATACCGTTTTTGAAATAGGGCCTTTAGGAATATCAGATGAAGGTTTAAAACAAGGAAGTTTTATGGTGATAAGACTTATATTATTGGTTGTAGGTACATCCTTGCTTACATTATCAACATCTCCAATAGAGCTAACTGATGGAATAGAAAAACTTTTAAATCCCTTTAAAAAAATAGGGGTGCCAGCACACGAACTTGCTATGATGATGACAATTGCATTAAGATTCATTCCTACTTTGTTAGATGAAACCGATAAGATAATGAAGGCTCAAATGGGAAGAGGAGCAGATTTTGAAAGTAAAAATATTATAAGTAGAGCTAAAAACTTAGTTCCGTTGCTAGTACCACTATTTATAAGCGCTTTTAGAAGAGCTGATGAACTTGCTATGGCTATGGAAGCTAGATGCTATAGAGGTGGAGATAATAGAACTAGGATGAATCAAATAAGAATGAGTAAAAAAGATTATATAGCTTATAGTATAGTATTTATCTATATAACAATAATAATAATAACTAGAATGATATAGGTGATAATGCATGCGTAACATAATGATAACAATAGAATATAAGGGAACTAACTATTATGGATTCCAAAGACAGAAGGATAAATTATCAGTACAAGGATGTCTGGAGGATGCTATATATAAGATAACTAATGAAAAAGTGAACTTGATATATTCTGGAAGAACTGATGCTGGGGTACATGCACTAGGTCAAGTTGCAAATTTCCATACTAAAATACGTATACCCATTGATAAAATACCTGGAGCTATTAATTCTAAGCTACCAGAGGATATAAGTATAGTAGATGCTAAAGAAGTTAGTCTTGATTTTCATGCGAGATATCATGCAAAGAGAAAGAGATATAGATACGTAATACTCAACTCCAAATATAAAAGACCTATTTATAATGATGTTTCATATTTTGTAAAACATAATTTAGATATAGATAAGATGATAGAAGAATCAAAACATCTAATAGGAGAGCATGATTTTAAAGGTTTTATGAGAACAGGATCTTCTGTAAAGACTACTGTTAGAACTATATATGAGGTAGAATTAAAAAAAGAAGGTAATCTAATAATATTAGAAATAGAAGGTAACGGATTTTTGTATAATATGGTCAGAATAATAGCTGGAACATTAGTAGATATAGGAAGAGGAAGAATAGATCTGAGCCTAAAAGATATAATAGAATCTAAGGATAGGAAAAAAGCTGGAAATACAGCAGATAGTAAAGGATTGTTTTTAGAAAAAGTGTATTATTAGCTTGACACACCGTGCACAGTGTATTAGAATATATAGAGAATGTGTTTATAAGTCCATTAGCCCCGGATTTTATATAAAAGATCAATTTGCGCACATAAAAGGATAGTAAGGAGGGAAAATAATGAAATCATATATTGGTAAGCCAAGTGAAGTTCAAAGAAAATGGTATATAATAGACGCTGAAGGAAAAACTTTAGGTCGTTTATCTACTGAAATTGCAGTATTATTAAGAGGTAAGCACAAGCCTACATTTACACCACACGTAGACGGTGGAGATTTCGTTGTAGTTGTTAATGCTGAGAAGGTTAAGTTAACTGGGAAGAAATTGGATCAAAAATTATACAGATATCATACAGGGCATGTTGGTGGATTAGTAGAAATCCCTTACAGAAGACTTTTAGCTGAAAAGCCAGAAGAAGTTATAATACATGCAGTAAATGGTATGTTATGTAAGAATAAATTAAGAAGCAATATGATGAAAAGATTAAGAGTATTTGCTGGCGCTGAGCATACTCATGCAGCTCAAAACCCAGAAAGCTTAGATATATAATTAATTTAGGTGAAAGGAGGAGTTAGATATGGCAAACGTTCAATATTATGGAACAGGAAGAAGAAAACACTCAGTAGCTAGAGTTAGATTAGTAGCGGGTGAAGGAAATATAGTAGTTAATGGAAAGAGTTTAGATGAGTACTTTAACTATGAGACTTTAAGAAGAGAAGTTAAGAACCCACTAGTTATAACTGAAACTGCAGGACAGTATGATGTTATAGTAAAAGTTGAAGGTGGCGGATTTACAGGACAAGCGGGAGCAGTAAGACACGGAATATCAAGAGCTTTATTAAAGGTAGATGCAGAATTAAGATCTACTTTAAAAACAGCTGGATACTTAACTAGAGATCCAAGAATGAAAGAAAGAAAGAAATATGGATTAAAAGCTGCGAGAAGAGCTCCACAATTCTCAAAGAGATAATATATATCAAAGACTTTGGAATATTCCAAAGTCTTTTTTCATATATATTTACAGGGTGATTGTATATGGTTATTTTTTTAAGAAAGAAATATGTAATGTGGACTATAGCGCTTACTATGCTATTGTCTATAATATATTTAACTAATTACAATATAAGTAAGACTACTATAAACATGCCTGTAACTAATAAAGTTATTGTAATTGACGCTGGACACGGTGGAATTGATCCAGGAGCATTAGGTAAAAAAAATACTCTAGAAAAAGATATAAACTTAAAAATAGCACTAAAGGTAAGATCCTTATTAGAAGAAAGCGGAGCACTGGTTATTTTAACAAGAGAAAAGGATGAGAGTTTATACATAGAAGATGGAAAGAAAAGCATTAGACAAAGATATAATGAGAACTTGAGAAATAGAAAGCAACTAATAAAAGAATCAAAAGCAGATATATTTGTATCTATACATTTAAATAGCTTCAGTGATCCTAAATACTATGGAGCACATGTATTATACCCAAAGAATGATGAATATGGAAAGCAGTTAGCTACTTTCATACAAGAAGAAATGAAAAGAGTTGTTGATAAAAGCAATAATAGGAAGGCAAAGGTAAGATCGGATTTGTATTTATTTAAAGAGAATGGGGTTGCATCAACACTCATTGAATGTGGATTTTTATCTAATTTAAAAGAGGAAAATCTTCTTAAAAAAGATGAATATCAAGATAAAATAGCATGGGCTATATATGCTGGAATACAAAAATATTTTAATTCTTTACAATAAGCTGAAAAAACGAAAGATATGTGTATTAATACACATATCTTTTATTTTTTTGAAAAATAGATAAAAAACTTAAAACATAGGATGTTTAATGGATTTTAAAATTAAATTTAAATAGAAATAATTGTTATAATATTAAATAAAATTAAAGTTTGATTATTTCGACAAAATATGATATTATTTTCCTTGTGAAATAAAAGACATAATAATGATTTGCAAAAAGGAGGAAAACGTATGGAGAGGTTTATAAGTTTTATAGGAATATTTGTTCTTTTAGGAATATGCTACTTGATATCTGAGAATAGGAAAAGAATAGATACTAAATTAGTAATAATGGGGATCGGAATTCAGGTGTTATTTGCATTTTTAATATTAAAAACAAGTTTAGGAAGAGCTATTTTTGAAAAATTATCAGGGGTTGTAACGATTCTTTTAGATTTTACAAAAGATGGTTCTTCATTCTTATTTGGGGGATTAGTTAGTAATACAGATAGTTTTGGGTTTATATTTGCATTTCAAGTGTTGCCTACTATAATATTTTTTTCATCGCTTATGTCTGTGTTATATCATTTAGGAGTTATGCAGTTTATAATTAAATATATAGCTGGATTTATGGCAAAATTAATGGGTACATCAGGAGCCGAGTCATTATCAGCTGCTGCAAATATATTTGTAGGACAAACAGAAGCGCCTTTAGTTATAAAACCATATATAGAAAAAATGACAAGATCAGAGTTAAATGCAATAATGATAGGTGGAATGGCTACAGTTGCCGGTGGAGTTATGGCTGGATATGTAGGAATGGGAGTGGATGCAGGCCACTTAATAGCAGCATCTGTAATGTCAGCACCTGCAGCATTGGTAGCAGCTAAAATTATAGTTCCGGAAAGTGAGGAACCGGTTACAAGAGGAAGTGTAGAATTTGAAGTAGAAAAAGTGGATGCTAATATTATAGATGCTGCAGCAAGAGGAGCCTCAGAAGGATTGCAGCTTGCACTTAATGTTGCAGGTATGCTACTTGCATTTGTTGCTTTAATAGCTATGGTTAACGGCAGTATTCAGTTCTTAGGAAATATTATAGGAATAGATGGATTAACTTTAGAATCAATATTAGGTTATATATGTGCTCCAATTGCATATATAATGGGTATTCCATCTCAAGATATAGTTGCAGCTGGTTCATTATTAGGGCAAAAAACAGTTATAAATGAGTTTGTTGCTTACGCTAATTTATCTGGACATATAGCTAACGGGACACTTCAACCTAGAACTATCACTATATTGACGTATGCTCTTTGTGGATTTGCAAATTTTTCGTCTATAGCTGTACAATTAGGAGGAATTGGAGGGTTAGCACCTAAAAGAAGAGGAGAAATAGCTCAGTTAGGAATAAAGGCT is drawn from Tepidibacter hydrothermalis and contains these coding sequences:
- a CDS encoding NupC/NupG family nucleoside CNT transporter; translated protein: MERFISFIGIFVLLGICYLISENRKRIDTKLVIMGIGIQVLFAFLILKTSLGRAIFEKLSGVVTILLDFTKDGSSFLFGGLVSNTDSFGFIFAFQVLPTIIFFSSLMSVLYHLGVMQFIIKYIAGFMAKLMGTSGAESLSAAANIFVGQTEAPLVIKPYIEKMTRSELNAIMIGGMATVAGGVMAGYVGMGVDAGHLIAASVMSAPAALVAAKIIVPESEEPVTRGSVEFEVEKVDANIIDAAARGASEGLQLALNVAGMLLAFVALIAMVNGSIQFLGNIIGIDGLTLESILGYICAPIAYIMGIPSQDIVAAGSLLGQKTVINEFVAYANLSGHIANGTLQPRTITILTYALCGFANFSSIAVQLGGIGGLAPKRRGEIAQLGIKALVGGTVAAFLTASIAGMII
- the rplM gene encoding 50S ribosomal protein L13, with translation MKSYIGKPSEVQRKWYIIDAEGKTLGRLSTEIAVLLRGKHKPTFTPHVDGGDFVVVVNAEKVKLTGKKLDQKLYRYHTGHVGGLVEIPYRRLLAEKPEEVIIHAVNGMLCKNKLRSNMMKRLRVFAGAEHTHAAQNPESLDI
- the rpsI gene encoding 30S ribosomal protein S9; translation: MANVQYYGTGRRKHSVARVRLVAGEGNIVVNGKSLDEYFNYETLRREVKNPLVITETAGQYDVIVKVEGGGFTGQAGAVRHGISRALLKVDAELRSTLKTAGYLTRDPRMKERKKYGLKAARRAPQFSKR
- the truA gene encoding tRNA pseudouridine(38-40) synthase TruA produces the protein MRNIMITIEYKGTNYYGFQRQKDKLSVQGCLEDAIYKITNEKVNLIYSGRTDAGVHALGQVANFHTKIRIPIDKIPGAINSKLPEDISIVDAKEVSLDFHARYHAKRKRYRYVILNSKYKRPIYNDVSYFVKHNLDIDKMIEESKHLIGEHDFKGFMRTGSSVKTTVRTIYEVELKKEGNLIILEIEGNGFLYNMVRIIAGTLVDIGRGRIDLSLKDIIESKDRKKAGNTADSKGLFLEKVYY
- the cwlD gene encoding N-acetylmuramoyl-L-alanine amidase CwlD → MVIFLRKKYVMWTIALTMLLSIIYLTNYNISKTTINMPVTNKVIVIDAGHGGIDPGALGKKNTLEKDINLKIALKVRSLLEESGALVILTREKDESLYIEDGKKSIRQRYNENLRNRKQLIKESKADIFVSIHLNSFSDPKYYGAHVLYPKNDEYGKQLATFIQEEMKRVVDKSNNRKAKVRSDLYLFKENGVASTLIECGFLSNLKEENLLKKDEYQDKIAWAIYAGIQKYFNSLQ
- a CDS encoding energy-coupling factor transporter ATPase, yielding MSIVIKDLVYVYNPNSPFESKALDNVNLEINKGEIIGLIGHTGSGKSTLIQHLNGLLKPTSGNIIIDGVDITDPNISLTEIRKKVGVVFQYPEYQLFEETICKDIAFGPTNLKLSEKEIDDRVKESMELVGLDYNEFKDRSPFDLSGGQKRRVAIAGVIAMKPDILILDEPTAGLDPAGRDEILSQIKFLHEKYDITIIISSHSMEDMAKISDRILVMYKGKVDLMSTPREVFRKGKRLKEIGLGIPQVSELTIKLREKGFDIREDIITLEEAKEEILKCIRSKKK
- a CDS encoding energy-coupling factor transporter transmembrane component T family protein produces the protein MIKDITIGQYYPTNSVVHKLDPRVKLISTFIFMSSLFIINQFYPYVLVLAFIISTLKLSKIPANYILKGLKPIMFIIVFTFAINIFMIPGNTVFEIGPLGISDEGLKQGSFMVIRLILLVVGTSLLTLSTSPIELTDGIEKLLNPFKKIGVPAHELAMMMTIALRFIPTLLDETDKIMKAQMGRGADFESKNIISRAKNLVPLLVPLFISAFRRADELAMAMEARCYRGGDNRTRMNQIRMSKKDYIAYSIVFIYITIIIITRMI